The proteins below are encoded in one region of Aquisphaera giovannonii:
- a CDS encoding acetyltransferase, giving the protein MTRDLRPAGPDDLEELGRFLAAGFRAGPAADFAAPDVLRWKFLDPAGDDGSGLPRSFLARDGAGRIIGHVGVFRTSFEGRSVADGTAGTLHMVDWLGSPGHPGVGASLMRMAHQQAPTQFTLGASEAARAVVQRAGYEPRPAVPVYTRVLRPSHRLRVPGQGAAGRLVRLGRDLVGNLRASRRLPSASLELREVGAFGPEVEDVAAGAGAHAILTRRTPARLNHLLAYPRGGITGWHLVEPSGRLRGFAVLSVVPQHGGRVRLGKIADLVLDGPDPSAWHAAADRLRRELGTQGADVAQGFAAPAWAAEGFSRAGFRRTFHLDLNVRDRRRLLPPAAEAVMHLTPLEADYAFT; this is encoded by the coding sequence ATGACACGCGACCTCCGCCCGGCGGGGCCGGACGATCTCGAGGAGCTGGGCCGCTTCCTCGCGGCCGGATTCCGGGCCGGGCCCGCGGCCGATTTCGCCGCGCCCGACGTGCTGCGATGGAAATTCCTCGACCCCGCGGGGGACGACGGGAGCGGGCTGCCGCGCAGCTTCCTGGCCCGCGACGGGGCGGGCCGGATCATCGGCCATGTGGGCGTCTTCCGGACGAGCTTCGAGGGGCGCTCGGTCGCCGATGGCACGGCGGGGACGCTGCACATGGTCGATTGGCTCGGCAGCCCCGGGCACCCCGGCGTGGGCGCGAGCCTGATGCGGATGGCACACCAGCAGGCGCCGACGCAGTTCACCCTAGGGGCGAGCGAGGCCGCCCGCGCGGTCGTCCAGCGGGCCGGCTACGAGCCGCGCCCGGCGGTGCCGGTCTACACGAGGGTGCTCCGGCCGTCGCACCGTCTCCGCGTGCCGGGGCAGGGGGCCGCCGGGCGGCTCGTGCGGCTCGGACGCGACCTGGTGGGCAACCTCCGGGCCTCGCGGCGATTGCCCTCCGCGTCGCTCGAGCTTCGCGAGGTCGGCGCGTTCGGGCCCGAGGTGGAGGACGTCGCGGCCGGGGCGGGGGCCCACGCGATCCTGACCCGTCGCACTCCGGCGAGGCTGAATCACCTGCTCGCCTACCCGCGCGGGGGGATCACGGGATGGCACCTGGTCGAGCCCTCGGGCCGGCTCCGCGGGTTCGCGGTCCTCAGCGTCGTCCCGCAGCACGGCGGGCGGGTCCGGCTGGGGAAGATCGCGGACCTCGTCCTCGACGGGCCCGACCCCTCGGCCTGGCATGCCGCGGCCGACCGGCTCCGACGCGAGCTGGGCACGCAGGGCGCGGATGTCGCGCAGGGGTTCGCCGCGCCGGCGTGGGCGGCGGAGGGCTTCTCGCGGGCCGGGTTCCGCCGCACGTTCCACCTGGACCTGAACGTCCGCGACCGCCGGCGACTCCTACCCCCCGCGGCCGAGGCCGTCATGCACCTGACGCCGCTCGAGGCCGATTATGCGTTCACCTGA
- a CDS encoding flavin reductase family protein, whose product MPAPDASAIFAALDRELWIVTAAAPGGRRGGCVATFVLGPSLVPELPRACVALARQHHTHDLVESSGAFALHLLGERHLDWVWRFGIGSGRDGDKLGGLDVSAAATGSPILKEALAWMDCRVEARCGIGDRTIYVAEVVDASKPNAEPPLTVTGMVRLAPQDRLEQLERLLRRDRAIDAAAILEWRRGHAAGDSP is encoded by the coding sequence ATGCCCGCCCCCGATGCCTCGGCAATCTTCGCGGCCCTGGACCGCGAGCTCTGGATCGTGACGGCCGCCGCGCCCGGCGGGCGTCGCGGGGGCTGCGTGGCCACCTTCGTGCTCGGCCCGTCCCTCGTCCCGGAGCTTCCCCGCGCCTGCGTCGCGCTGGCCCGGCAACACCATACCCATGACCTCGTGGAGTCGAGCGGGGCCTTCGCGCTGCACCTGCTCGGCGAGCGCCACCTCGACTGGGTCTGGCGGTTCGGGATCGGCTCGGGCCGCGACGGCGACAAGCTCGGGGGCCTAGACGTGTCCGCGGCGGCCACCGGCAGTCCGATCCTGAAGGAAGCCCTGGCGTGGATGGACTGCCGCGTGGAGGCGCGTTGCGGGATCGGCGATCGGACCATCTACGTGGCCGAGGTCGTGGACGCCTCGAAGCCGAACGCAGAGCCGCCGCTGACCGTCACCGGCATGGTCCGGCTCGCACCGCAGGATCGACTGGAGCAACTTGAACGTCTCCTGCGGCGGGACAGGGCCATCGACGCCGCGGCGATCCTCGAATGGCGACGCGGGCACGCCGCCGGGGATAGCCCGTAG
- a CDS encoding pentapeptide repeat-containing protein, protein MADPATPQRGPSTRDVLPRLPAWVLGGLVLGYLLGMGVAAKGGQQGPDAIAGAMGWTMLGGILGMYAGWTRAVVHPAAATDRIAPPAPMGPQLWDDWLDDGREEETIAAGPPESGPENPQPEAEAANRPLVRPRVLAADGSGESMPLHDEIGRLLQEGSRGAVALLGGPGSGKTSALLHLVDVLPPWAEVDLGDGLLDDPGYPGLEIRLRLAIHTGETRGEGPPTRFAATFRLAPWDRDDRIEYLLKRHPDACSSVMARLAQSGDEHLMGGNPELTAMVLDRMAEDPAIPGAREALLQHLDRSIPSSNRRDIERMCFLIYQDGSAIGKIVEEHPELRARLQQEGYAGMLRLLRHAPVRRLLAARDIAGELSRHNPSANLASPLPLDLLEEVGRILRGLPEARGFLRALLVYGFHRQHHAMAASLLHLAGRSWRPEPGTRPGLAHAQLEGICWMGVDLTEADLHRANLARADLSGASLLRSRASGVQLIEADLRRAKLKGILAAGAKLRGADLAGATADFANLARADLTRANLEGASLQAAVLQVATLEAACLRYACLTEASLAGAWLKKADLRGAELSRAGLEGAIIDDANFAGANLQGAYLCGLILRHARFAGASFAWANMKRCDLEGMTLEAAPFAHANLEGAMLTHSAMPGASFRRANLRGAGLAGINWPRADLGEADLSGASFHLGSSRSGHVGSAIACEGSRTGFYADDLDDALNGSRPPEEIRKANLRGANLVGATIEDVDFYLVDLRDAKYDDAQAAHFRACGAIL, encoded by the coding sequence ATGGCCGATCCGGCTACGCCGCAACGGGGCCCATCGACGCGCGATGTCCTCCCGCGCCTCCCTGCCTGGGTCCTCGGCGGCCTGGTCCTGGGATACCTCCTGGGCATGGGGGTCGCCGCGAAGGGCGGCCAGCAGGGCCCCGATGCGATCGCCGGGGCGATGGGGTGGACCATGCTGGGCGGGATCCTCGGCATGTACGCGGGCTGGACTCGGGCCGTCGTGCATCCGGCCGCGGCGACGGACCGGATCGCTCCCCCGGCCCCGATGGGGCCGCAGCTCTGGGACGACTGGCTCGACGACGGCCGCGAGGAGGAGACTATTGCGGCGGGCCCTCCGGAATCCGGGCCGGAGAACCCGCAACCCGAAGCGGAGGCCGCGAACCGGCCGCTCGTCCGCCCGCGGGTCCTGGCGGCCGACGGGTCCGGCGAGTCCATGCCGCTGCACGACGAGATCGGTCGCCTGCTCCAGGAGGGGAGTCGCGGGGCCGTCGCCCTCCTCGGGGGGCCGGGCTCGGGCAAGACCTCGGCGCTCCTGCACCTGGTGGACGTCCTGCCGCCCTGGGCCGAGGTCGATCTCGGCGACGGCCTGTTGGACGACCCCGGCTACCCAGGCTTGGAGATCCGTCTTCGCCTCGCAATCCACACCGGCGAGACGCGAGGCGAGGGCCCGCCGACGAGGTTCGCGGCGACCTTCAGGCTCGCTCCGTGGGACCGCGATGACCGGATCGAGTACCTGCTCAAGAGGCATCCGGACGCATGCTCCTCGGTGATGGCCCGGCTCGCGCAATCGGGCGACGAGCATCTCATGGGCGGCAATCCGGAGCTCACGGCGATGGTGCTCGACCGGATGGCGGAGGACCCGGCCATCCCCGGCGCCCGCGAGGCTCTCCTGCAGCATCTGGACCGGTCCATCCCCTCGTCGAACAGACGCGACATCGAGCGGATGTGCTTCCTGATATACCAGGACGGATCGGCGATCGGGAAGATCGTCGAGGAGCATCCCGAGCTGCGAGCGCGGCTGCAGCAGGAGGGATATGCGGGGATGCTCCGACTGCTTCGTCATGCCCCGGTTCGGCGCCTGCTGGCCGCCCGGGACATCGCCGGCGAGCTCTCCCGTCACAATCCTTCGGCCAACCTGGCGTCCCCGCTGCCCCTCGACCTCCTCGAGGAGGTCGGACGCATCCTCCGGGGCCTGCCCGAGGCGAGGGGCTTCCTCAGGGCCCTCCTCGTTTACGGCTTCCACCGCCAACACCACGCGATGGCCGCGAGCCTGCTTCACCTCGCCGGCAGGTCCTGGCGGCCCGAACCCGGGACGCGCCCCGGCCTGGCACACGCCCAGCTCGAAGGCATCTGCTGGATGGGAGTGGACCTCACCGAAGCGGACCTGCACCGAGCCAATCTGGCCCGCGCCGATCTGTCGGGGGCCAGTCTGCTGCGGTCCCGGGCGAGCGGTGTGCAACTCATCGAGGCCGACCTTCGCCGGGCGAAGTTGAAAGGCATCCTGGCGGCGGGTGCCAAGCTTCGGGGCGCCGATCTCGCGGGGGCCACGGCGGACTTTGCCAATTTGGCGAGGGCGGACCTCACGCGGGCGAACCTGGAGGGTGCTTCGCTGCAAGCCGCGGTCCTCCAGGTCGCCACGCTGGAGGCCGCCTGCCTCCGCTATGCCTGCCTCACGGAGGCGAGCCTGGCGGGGGCCTGGCTGAAGAAGGCCGACCTGCGGGGCGCGGAGCTCAGCCGGGCTGGCCTCGAAGGGGCCATCATCGACGACGCCAACTTCGCGGGGGCCAACCTGCAAGGGGCGTATCTCTGCGGGCTCATCCTGCGACATGCCAGGTTCGCCGGCGCCTCATTCGCCTGGGCCAACATGAAGCGGTGCGACCTCGAAGGCATGACGCTGGAGGCCGCTCCATTCGCGCACGCGAACCTGGAAGGGGCGATGCTGACGCATTCGGCCATGCCCGGCGCCTCGTTCCGCCGCGCCAACCTCAGGGGCGCGGGGCTGGCCGGGATCAACTGGCCCCGGGCGGACCTGGGCGAGGCCGACCTCTCCGGCGCCAGCTTCCACCTGGGCTCGTCGCGGAGCGGGCACGTCGGCAGCGCCATCGCCTGCGAGGGGAGCCGGACCGGCTTCTACGCGGACGACCTGGACGACGCCCTCAACGGCTCGCGGCCGCCGGAGGAGATCCGCAAGGCCAACCTCCGCGGCGCGAACCTCGTCGGCGCGACGATCGAGGACGTGGATTTCTACCTCGTCGACCTCCGCGACGCCAAGTACGACGACGCCCAGGCGGCCCACTTCCGGGCCTGCGGGGCGATCCTCTGA
- a CDS encoding peroxiredoxin family protein, with amino-acid sequence MKRPRPWPLVPWLTPALLIAIAISPAAAPAQEGKDTKKEPPTAKADLSPAERYRDALKAIDKSMQEFMTAYRAAKTQEERQKLIESKYPDPNKSADLMLKIAEDAPKDPVAVEALVWVATNARGPAADKAAKVLAKDHVQDPRIASLCSRLAYDDSPQSEQLLREVIARNPGAEAKGMACLALGQRLKRASEAEADKGKADAKSKEAEALLDRVAGEFADVKGGRGTLGESAKNILNDLRNLGIGKTAPEIAGEDIDGKPLKLTDYRGKVVVLDFWGDW; translated from the coding sequence ATGAAACGTCCCCGCCCCTGGCCCTTGGTGCCCTGGCTAACCCCGGCGCTGCTGATCGCGATCGCGATCTCGCCGGCGGCCGCCCCGGCCCAGGAGGGCAAGGACACGAAGAAGGAGCCGCCGACCGCGAAGGCGGACCTCAGCCCGGCGGAGCGCTACCGCGACGCGCTCAAGGCCATCGACAAATCGATGCAGGAGTTCATGACCGCCTACCGCGCGGCCAAGACGCAGGAGGAGCGGCAGAAGCTCATCGAGTCGAAGTATCCCGACCCGAACAAGAGCGCGGACCTGATGCTCAAGATCGCCGAGGACGCCCCGAAGGATCCGGTGGCCGTCGAGGCGCTCGTCTGGGTCGCCACCAACGCGAGAGGGCCCGCGGCCGACAAGGCCGCCAAGGTCCTCGCGAAGGACCACGTCCAGGATCCGAGGATCGCCTCGCTCTGCTCCCGCCTGGCGTACGATGATTCGCCCCAGAGCGAGCAGCTCCTCCGCGAGGTGATCGCGCGGAATCCCGGCGCCGAGGCGAAGGGCATGGCCTGCCTGGCGCTCGGCCAGCGCCTGAAGCGGGCCTCCGAGGCCGAGGCCGACAAGGGCAAGGCCGACGCGAAGTCGAAGGAGGCCGAGGCCCTCCTGGATCGCGTGGCCGGGGAGTTCGCCGACGTCAAGGGGGGCCGCGGCACCCTCGGCGAGTCGGCGAAGAATATCCTCAACGATCTCCGCAACCTGGGCATCGGCAAGACGGCCCCGGAGATCGCCGGCGAGGACATCGACGGCAAGCCGCTGAAGCTGACCGACTATCGCGGCAAGGTGGTGGTGCTCGACTTCTGGGGCGATTGGTGA
- a CDS encoding diacylglycerol kinase catalytic domain-containing protein has protein sequence MPTRDKLVIVTRKTALEELIERFNTRDQARFYIEHMGGDFDGYQAAHDAYRRAAEALREALPRGLRTHWIERSFLPTFTFGEPDVVVVLGQDGLVVNVAKYLDGQPVVAINPDPDRIDGVLLPYGVREAGGAIARAVRDAEPWRDVTMAQAALNDGQRLLAVNDLFVGARTHVSARYRIRHEGREEAQSSSGLIVSTGAGSTGWYRSIVTGAAGIVAGVLGSEGILAVQGRYAFPWEARELAFSVREPFISKTSGATIVHGRIVADEPLEIVSQMPQNGVIFSDGVEEDRLDFNSGSIARIGLADRTLRLLVPPGHQDPAGARGRDDGG, from the coding sequence ATGCCCACCCGCGACAAGCTCGTCATCGTCACCCGTAAGACGGCCCTGGAGGAACTGATCGAGCGGTTCAACACCCGCGACCAGGCCCGCTTCTACATCGAGCACATGGGCGGCGACTTCGACGGCTACCAGGCCGCCCACGACGCGTACCGCCGGGCGGCCGAGGCCCTCCGCGAGGCCCTGCCGCGCGGGCTCCGCACCCACTGGATCGAGCGGTCGTTCCTGCCCACGTTCACGTTCGGCGAGCCCGACGTCGTCGTGGTCCTCGGCCAGGACGGCCTGGTCGTCAACGTGGCCAAGTACCTGGACGGCCAGCCGGTCGTGGCGATCAACCCCGACCCCGACCGGATCGACGGCGTCCTCCTCCCCTACGGCGTCCGCGAGGCCGGGGGGGCGATCGCCCGGGCGGTCCGCGACGCGGAGCCGTGGCGCGACGTGACCATGGCCCAGGCCGCGCTCAACGACGGCCAGCGGCTGCTCGCGGTCAACGACCTGTTCGTCGGCGCGCGGACGCACGTCTCGGCCCGCTACCGGATCCGCCACGAGGGCCGGGAGGAGGCCCAGTCGTCCAGCGGCCTGATCGTCTCCACCGGGGCGGGCTCGACCGGCTGGTACCGGTCGATCGTCACCGGCGCGGCGGGGATCGTCGCGGGCGTCCTCGGCTCCGAGGGGATCCTCGCCGTCCAGGGGCGGTATGCATTTCCCTGGGAGGCCCGCGAGCTGGCCTTCAGCGTCCGCGAGCCGTTCATCAGCAAGACGTCCGGCGCGACGATCGTCCACGGCAGGATTGTCGCCGACGAGCCCCTGGAGATCGTCTCGCAGATGCCCCAGAACGGCGTCATCTTCAGCGACGGCGTCGAGGAGGACCGCCTCGACTTCAACAGCGGCTCCATCGCTCGGATCGGCCTCGCCGACCGGACGCTCCGGCTGCTCGTCCCGCCTGGGCACCAGGACCCGGCCGGGGCCCGCGGTCGCGACGACGGGGGGTGA